The Vespa velutina chromosome 2, iVesVel2.1, whole genome shotgun sequence sequence CGATTCTTCATAAGCCCACTTTTGGATCTTTCGCTcggaaaaaattcatattctgACAAAATCCCTAAGTTTTTCAGATCGGTCGAAATCGATTCTTAAACGCGACATGATACTCTAAATGATTTCGATAAGCTAGCACTTAAAAAATCATcgattatctataaaataataatcgttttttcTAAGACGACTACGAAACTTTGAATGCTCTTCTAAAACAAACGAATAAGCCGTTTGGtctattttaattcttcttgaaatgaaaaaatcgtttggtttattaaaattcttttatagaatatttttcgtaaattgTCAAGGACCTTCGAACGATTTAATCTGATAAGTTCAAAGTGAAAGTAACGAtgcataattttaaaaaactcTTTGGATATTTATTAACGAAGGATAGACAagataaacgaaaaacaattagaatttgatttttacGAATGAAAACCGACTGATGTTTCTTCATAATGAATTAACTAAAATGAGTTTCAAAGAATAATAGCTCAAATGTTTATAGATAAATCAaatcttatcgtttttaacaaaatataattcctTCTGAATTCGAAATTAAATGTCATGATGTTTTCTCGTGTCATAAATAGGAATCGGCAATGTTTCATTACTTCAAATTCGGAAAAATATTGAActgtaagtaataaatatttgagtATTACTAATTTATTTAGACCATTCTAGATATGTCTTGTTAAAGATGAAGAAACGACGAACGAGATTTGTTTCAAGTccgaaaaaatatcgaagttCATTAGAGAATTACCGATTTCTCCaaatctctttttgtttttattataaatatacctattatctatcgtaaaatattttttatagtataGTCAAAATTTAAGGATCTTTAATCATTGTATGAGTTCCTGTCGTACTCTTTTTGATATTTGTGCCTCCAAGATTTTCATAGTTTTTGAAATATACTTACAAGAGCTACAAATATAAATCCTCAGAATATACTTagtaaaatctaaaaataaatccttttgaatgtcttcgttttattatattttttcattaatttattataacaacttaaaggaataaattttcatgaattaaCTTTTTGGgctggcaactaagtgattgcggattttgtCGATAGATGAACTTTAcactttcttttgttttgttaatgGGGTCATTGCATctaatctatatttttttcttattatttggACTTCTACCTTTAATTTAGTaaacaaattatatcgattagtgctttagttttgtttttatcccaatttaaaaatggaagaaCAAAACGTGCACTTCAgacatattttattgtattacttcCGAAAAGGCAAGAACGCATCGCAAGCACAAAAGAAGTTATGTGCCGTATATGGAAATGAAGCCTTGAAAGAAAGGCAGTGTCAAAATTGGTTTGCCAGATTTCGTTCTGGTGATTTTTCACTGAAAAATGCTCAACGATCTGGCCGTCCAGTTGAAGTCGATGAGATCCATATCAAGGCCATTATCGATTCAAATCGTCATAGTACAACACGTGATATTGCGAAGAAGCTCAATGTATCGCATACatgcattgaaaaaaaattaaaaatgcttGGTTATGTCAAGAAACTCAATTTATGGATCCCTCACCAGCTTAAGGAAATTCATTTGACGCAACACATTAGTATCTGCGATTCGCTTCTGAAACCCGACGAAACTGATCCATTTCTGAAAAGCCTAATTACTGGCGACGAAAAGTGGATAGTTTATAACAACGTTAATCGGAAGAGATCGTGGGTGATGAAAGATGAACCAGCCCAAACGACATCAAAAGCAGAGATTCACCAAAAAAAGATTATGCTGTCAGTCTGATGGGATTATAGAagaattttttactttgaacTTATGCCACAAAACCAAACGATCAATTCAAACGTGTACGTTCAACAACTCGCCAAATTGAGCGATGCAATTCAAAAAAAACTGCCGGTATTGTCAAATCGTAAGGGTGTCGTTTTCCACCGTGATAATGCAAAGCCCCACACGTCTTTGATCACTTGTCTAAAATTATTGGAACTGGGTTGGGATGTTTTATCACATCCACCATATAGCCCTGATCTTGCGCCTTCAGACTACCATTTGTTTCATTCCATGCAGAACTccttaaatgataaaatttttaataacgctGATGATGTCAGATCACATTTAATTCAGTTTTTTGGTAGCAAAGATCAGAAATTTTACGAACGTGGAATTTTGACACTGCCAGATTGATGGTAAAAGGTCATCGACAAGAAAGAACAGTATCTAATTgaataaagttatatttttaaacaaaaattaagaattttctttatttgaaaTCCCCAATaacttagttgccaacccaataattcatgaaaatttattcctttcatcgtctttttttcgttagttataatatttatactattcGATTCAtgaaatttgttctttttctttttcttctacatttcggaatagaataattaaaaaatgaaagacaagTAGGTACGATAACCATGACAATCTCGTTTAAAGCTAGtttatgtacacacacacacatacatacacagaaaTATTCCTACATCACGTGGAGCAAGTTCGTGCGATAACATGCGTAAGTCCGATAATGCGTCGACGAACGACCGCATTATAagcgttctctctttctctcgatacccacgtacatgcatatacatgtacatgtgTATAAGTATACAAACATTAGTATACCGCGTAATGTATAGCGTAGCCGTTGCTCTCATCGTTGAATTAATAAGTAAACTTACGTAGGTGAACTCGTCTAACGGGTGACTTAAACTACTATCATCATTGAAGCAATATTCGTATTTACTTTGCGGTTATTTCCAATTTTCTATgtagttaataaaattataataattagatgCCGCAAGATAATGATTCTCGTAAAATTAGTTAATTAGATCTCGTTAAGGTAGGTAGGTATCATGCAATTACGATCAATGTAGATATAATTAACAGCACGAATTCatcatttatttagaaaaatcattGCAAAGCTTATTGCAgcaaatatatcaaataatacattgttataaaatttaatcatgAGATGTAAGTATTGTCGATAGAAACGTTAAATTAGTGAATTTCGAACGTGGCGGTACtcgattttttctctttttctctccctctctctctcttaattttgtgttttctcttaaaaatacATGTCGAACGAATGTGGAAAGTTCGACATGTATTCAGACAATCTAAAATTCGCGTCTCTAGTATTCCtcattatttcaaaatgtCATGTACTCATGCCAATACCAAATGTTTTCCTCTCCGTCTTTCGTTTTCGtgtttagatataaaaatgcaTGTAATGAGTAATTTCGGATGAACTTAAAAAGTCTGGTCAAtatgaaatttgtatttttagtAGTCCTAATTTCTAATCCTATATTCCTATCTCGTCCTACGCAAAggaaacatgaaaaaaagaatatcttctGAAATAAAAACGGTGGATCAGAAGCTCGCAAGCTTTTAAAACGTTTTCACTTTGTTGATTGAGAATCAATTTGTAATGGAATACATGTGTATCTATTAACTGTGATAAAAGGAAGCCAAATAGACAAGAAGTAAAAACACTTCGCGAACGTTGTTACGAATGAGGGACTTTATCAAAAATTCAGATCATTTTAAACAGACGTAGGTACTTTTACTATTATCAGTCGGTCCACtagagatttatatatttttaaaaattatttgaaaaaaagggaaaattcgTATTGAGATTGAACAATTACTAAGTTATTaatctttcatatttctctcgatgatcgataattttttgttgGCCATATAAATTAGGTTTAGACATTGGAAAtcatatctttcatttatatcaaaattatcatataataatttacccgaaaataaacaaattaaggATCGATCataaattgtatttctttcgcctcttattaaacaaaattaattgtgttaagaataatttttagacTTACTACGAAGTATATCTAAGGAGGTAAGTACTTATAtcgtatagaaaaaatattatagcaGATATTTAATTTAGTAATTTTGATAAAGAGATGAAGTGTTGGTGCAAACATTCACGAGTTGTGATTCAGTTGTTCTGTTAATATCCGAAATATtgtatgataatttatatgaaaataaacgaatgaattctcctcctccaatttctagttaaaataaaataaactgtaTTAAGAATAACTATTAAGTAAGTACTATAAAGTATTTCTAAggaagtatatacataaagagatacattgtataaagaaaatacaataatagaTGTGTACGTGcatttttcttgatttaatctgacataatttaaattgctcgtaaatataaatatatctaataatttaaataaataaaagaaatatagtatTAATCTAAACctgcaa is a genomic window containing:
- the LOC124947152 gene encoding histone-lysine N-methyltransferase SETMAR-like, whose translation is MEEQNVHFRHILLYYFRKGKNASQAQKKLCAVYGNEALKERQCQNWFARFRSGDFSLKNAQRSGRPVEVDEIHIKAIIDSNRHSTTRDIAKKLNVSHTCIEKKLKMLGYVKKLNLWIPHQLKEIHLTQHISICDSLLKPDETDPFLKSLITGDEKWIVYNNVNRKRSWVMKDEPAQTTSKAEIHQKKIMLSV